The DNA region TTTGCTTCAAAATTCTTTTCAATTATTACTAAATTTATAACCAAATTTAGATAATGTAAATATTAAATTTTGCAAAATGTCTCCTTAATTAATACATATTTAATTATATAAAAAAATATTGTTTTTTCTAATAGTTTATGAAAAAGCAATATTATTATTTTTAATATATAAAAATACTTAATTATTTAAAAATGATACTTGCTAATTTTTATCTTTAAAATCATCTTTTTTAAAATACAAATCCCATTTTTCTTCTAAGGTTTTTGCTATATTGTACGCTAATAAACAAGGGACTGCATTGCCAATTATTTTATATGCTGAGCTTGCACTAACTGGTACATATTCACCGCTTTTAGCGAGAATAAATTGAAAATCATCAGGAAATGTTTGTAATCTTGCACACTCTCTAACTGTTAATCTTCTTTCTTTCATACCTTTCTTTATCTCTTCTATTTTTTCTCCACCATTTTCTATTTTTAATCTTCTAAACTCTATATTTCCATGATGCTCAGAACGTATTGTAGGTGATACAAACTTACTTTTAACTTCTTTATTTCCTTGACCTTTTGAAATTTTCGCTTTCGAATACATTTGTTGTGATAAATCTTTTGTTTTGTCAGGTTCTAATAATTCAATGAATGCATCATCAGTTGTTACAAATGGAGATAGTTCTATGTTTCTTATATCAAAATTATGTGTTGGTTTTGGATAAGGATTATAGTCATCATTATTTTCTAGATTATTCAAAGCTTCAATAGTTTTGTAATTTAAAGCGCTTTTTTTAAAACCATAAAAGAATACTCTTTCTCTAGATTGCGGAACTCCATAATTAGCTGCTTGCAATACTTTAGCAGGTATAACAATGTATTCTTCATTCGCTGAGTTTGAAAAATCTTTTTCAATAATTTTCTTAGCATCTTTTAGATTTACTAACCCTTTTACATTTTCTGCTATAAACACTAATGGTTTAACAATTCCTACAACTTCTTTCATTCATAAGTATAATTGTCCTCTATTTTCTGTTTTTTGGTCAAAATCCTTTGTATTATTGTGACTTCTTTTTGAATTAAACCCTTCTCTTTTGCCAGCAACAGAAAAGTCTTGGCAAGGAAATCCTCCTGTTATAACATCGATATTTTCTGGAAAAATTTTTACCCCTTTATTATGTTTCTTTACTAAATTAACAATACTTTCTAATTTATAAATATTATCTTTCGGATTCATATAATTCATTCATGCATGCATAGCTGAAGGGTTAATATCATTAGCAAAAACAGTGTTAAAAATTGTTGACTTCAATTCTATTCAGTTATCTTCTTCTTTTTCTATTCAGTCTGGGTGTAATTCTTTGTTTACTGATTTTTTTAAAACCTTAAAACCACCATGAAAACCTAAATCCATACCACCAGCACCACTAAAAAGTGATAATACTCTTTTAGTTTTTATTTTCATCTTTTATTTCTCCTATGGTTCTTCTTAGATAATTCTTAAAAATTAACTTTTGATCTTTATTTCAATTTTCATATTTTAATAAAAAATTTAGTAAGAAAAATCTAATGTATGTATAAAATCATTTTTCATTTTTCTTTTTATTTATTAGAATGTCACTTCATTCATTAATTAAAATATTTTTAAAATATGAATCACATGAAAAACAACTTGTATTATTCTTAGAAATCATAAAGTTATTACCTTTTACTAATTCTTCATAATTAATTTTACTTTTTTCTTTTAAGTTTTTAAAAGAAATAATTGGTCTGATTTGTCTATCTGGAAATGTAGTTGTATTTGTTAAAGCATCAATATATAAACCAATGCAAATATCTATAAAATTATTTTTTCTCAATATAAATATTAACCATAAATCGTTTTTTATTTTAGAAATACTGGATCCAAACATGGTGAAACTATCTTTTCTTGTTTTAATTTCAATTTCTTTAACAAAAATTTGATTATTGTAATTTATTTCAATTGTAATATCATTTTTTTCTTTCATTTTATTGTTATTAATTTTAAATTCTAAAAATTTCAATATTATTGGATTATCAGTGAAAAGTTTTTTGTAAAATACATTTTTTTCTTTTAATAACCAATTTTTAAAATCGATAAATGAATTCTTGAGTTCATCAATTATTATTTCTTTTAATTCGAAATCTAAATTAGCTTCGCCATTTTGATATTTTATTTTTTTAAATCTTACTATTTTAATTTCTTTTAACAAATATTTATTAAAAAAATACATAAATAGATAAAATAAAGTGTCTATTTTTTCTTTTGTATTCATATAACATAGATAACATTTTTTTATCAAAGAAACTAAAAAAATAAAAAAACGCTCCTAATGGAGCTTGTTCTCTGAAAACTGAATAGTAAATAATAATCTATTAAAATGTCTTGAATACATTTCTTTTAAACCTATCAATTTATTAGTAATGGTCAGCTGAATGTATTACTACACTTACACTTCCATCCTATCAACCTCGTAGTCTACAAGGAATTTCAAGGGAATACTTATCTCTGAGGAGGCTTCCCACTTAGATGCTTTCAGCGGTTATCCCTTCCGTACTTAGCTACCCAGCTATGCTCCTGGCGGAACAACTGGAACACCAGCGGTACGTCCACTCCGGTCCTCTCGTACTAAGAGCAGCTCTCATCAATATTCCAACGCCCACATCAGATAGGGACCGAACTGTCTCACGACGTTCTGAACCCAGCTCGCGTACCGCTTTAATTGGCGAACAGCCAAACCCTTGGAACCGACTCCAGCTCCAGGATGCGATGAGCCGACATCGAGGTGCCAAACCTTGCCGTCGATGTGATCTCTTGGGCAAGATAAGCCTGTTATCCCCAGGGTAACTTTTATCCGTTGAGCGACTGCCGTTCCATGACGTACAGCCGGATCACTAAGTCCTGCTTTCGCACCTGCTCGACTTGTAGGTCTCGCAGTCAAGCACACTTCTACCTTTGCGCTCTACATACGGTTTCTGACCGTATTGAGTGTACCTTTGAACGCCTCCGTTACCTTTTAGGAGGCGACCGCCCCAGTCAAACTACCCACCACGCACTGTCTCCCCGCCGGATAACGGCGGCAGGTTAGAAACTCAACATACCAAGGGTGGTATTTCAAGGTCGACTCCTCTAAGGCTAGCGCCTCAGCATCACAGTCTCCCACCTATCCTACACATGTTAGGCCAAGTTCCAATACGAAGTTGTAGTAAAGCTCCATGGGGTCTTTTCGTCTTGATGCGGGTACCCAGCGTTTTCACTGGGACCATAATTTCACCGAGTCCAATGTTGAGACAGTTGAGAGATCATTGCGCCTTTCGTGCAGGTCAGTATTTAGCCGACAAGGAATTTCGCTACCTTAGGACCGTTATAGTTACGGCCGCCGTTCACCCGGGCTTCATTTCAACGCTTCGCATAAAGCTAACGCATCCACTTAACCTTCGGGCACTGGGCAGGCTTCACCCCCTATACATCACCTTGCGGTTTAGCAGAGAGCTGTGTTTTTGATAAACAGTTGCCCCTCACAATTTACTGTGGCCAACTTTTTAGGGTTGGCACCCCTTTTCGCGAACTTACGGGGTTAATTTGCAGAGTTCCTTAACATTGGTTTTCTCGCTCGCCTTAGAATACTCATCTTGGGAACGTGTGTCCGTTCTCGGTACAGGCACCCTGACATTTAAACGTTTAGAAGCTTTTCTTGGAAGCATGAAATCACACAATTCAAACCTAAGTTCTATGCATCATAACTCCCGGTTATAGAATACGCATTTAACTATATTCACCAGTTGTTATTTACCCCTAAATCCAATAATAGGTAGTGTTATCCTTCTCCGTCACTCCATCACTATGCCAAGGTGGTACAGGAATATTAACCTGTTGTCCATCGGATACGCTTTTCAGCCTCTCCTTAGGCCCTGACTAACCCTGGGTGGACGAACCTTCCCCAGGAAACCTTTCCCAATAGGCGTCGTGGATTCTCACCACGAATCGTTACTCATACCGGCATTCTCACTTCTTAGCGCTCCACCAGTCCTCACGGTCTGACTTCGCCGCACTAAGAACGCTCCTCTAACGTACTTTCGTACCCGTGGCTTCGGTATTATGTTTTACTCCCGTTACATTATTGGCGCAAGATCTCTTGACTAGTGAGCTATTACGCACTCTTTAAAGGGTGGCTGCTTCTAAGCCAACCTCCTAGTTGTTTATGAAATCTCACAACCTTTCTGACTTAACATAATTTTGGGACCTTAGCCGACGATCTGGGTTGTTGCCCTCGCGAGCCGGGACGTTAGCACCCCGGTTCCGACTGCATGACAATACACAATGGTATTCGGAGTTTGATTATAGTCAGTACCGCTAGGCGCGGCCATTCCATATTCAGTGCTCTACCACCAAAGTTTAACATCACACGCTAGCCCTAAAGCTATTTCGAGGAGAACCAGCTATCTCCAAGTTCGATTGGAATTTCTCCACTATTCACAAGTCATCCGGGCACTTTTCAGCGTACTACGGTTCGGCCCTCCACTTGGTGTTATCCAAGCTTCAGCCTGCTCATGAATAGATCACATGGTTTCGGGTATATATCAACATACTAAACGCCCTATTAAGACTCGATTTCTCTACGGCTCCGCTTTTTTCTGCTTAACCTCGCATGTTAACATAACTCGCCGGTCCATACTGCAAGATGTACGCCATCAGCCATTAACGGCCTCTGACTAATTGTAAGTAAGTGGTTTCAGATTCTATTTCACTCCCCTCCTGGGGTTCTTTTCACCTTTCCCTCACGGTACTAGTTCACTATCGGTGTCTGGTTAGTATTTAGCCTTACCGGATGGTCCCGGCAGATTCAGACAGGGTTTCACGTGCCCCGCCCTACTCAGGATACTATCAGAAGTTTTTGCCATTTCGCATACGGGAGTATCACCCTCTATGCTAAAGTTTCCCAACTTTTTCTGCTATAACAAAAATTTGTAACTTCGTGTAGATAGTCCTACAACCCCATCATATAGATGGTTTGGGCTCTTCCACGTTCGCTCGCCGCTACTGATGGAATCATTATTTATTTTCTCTTCCTGTTGCTACTAAGATGTTTCAGTTCACAACGTGTCTCGCTATCAAGACTATTTATTCATCTTGATGCAGTTAGAAATTACTCTAACTAGGTTTCCCCATTCGGAAATCCCCGTATCGTAGCTTATATCCAGCTCCACGAGGCTTATCGCAGGTAATCACGTCCTTCATCGACTTCCAGACCCAAGGCATCCACCACAAACTCTTACTTATTTAAAAGATCAATATTTTCCTATTGTTGTTGATGTATTCAAAGACATTTTAATAAATTATTTAAAAAATAATTACTCGGTATCACAAAACAAATTGACTAATTTATTTTTATTGATGTCGTTGTTATATTAATTTATCTTTACTATTCAGTTTTCAAAGAACAAAGAGAGAAATTCTCTCAAAACTAGATATACTGTCGGGTTATCTCGACACATGACATTTAAAATAATAATTGATAACCATGTAAAATAGGTAATTGTTACTAAAATGAATTGTAACTTAATGTACTCCGTAGAAAGGAGGTAATCCATCCCCACGTTCTCGTAGGGATACCTTGTTACGACTTCACCCCAGTCACCGGCCCTGCCTTAGGCAGTTGTCTCCGTAGTTAACAAAACCGACTTCGGGCATTACCAGCTCCCATGGTGTGACGGGCGGTGTGTACAAGACCCGAGAACGTATTCACCGTAGCGTAGCTGATCTACGATTACTAGCGATTCCGACTTCATGTAGTCGAGTTGCAGACTACAATCCGAACTGAGAATGGTTTTTTGAGATTTGCTTGACGTCGCCGTTTTGCTTCTCTTTGTACCATCCATTGTAGCACGTGTGTTGCCCCACTCGTAAGAGGCATGATGATTTGACGTCGTCCCCACCTTCCTCCCAATTACTCGGGCAGTCTCCCTAGAAAATTAACTAAGGACAAGGGTTGCGCTCGTTGCAGGACTTAACCGAACATCTCACGACACGAGCTGACGA from Mycoplasmopsis canis PG 14 includes:
- a CDS encoding DNA cytosine methyltransferase, with translation MKIKTKRVLSLFSGAGGMDLGFHGGFKVLKKSVNKELHPDWIEKEEDNWIELKSTIFNTVFANDINPSAMHAWMNYMNPKDNIYKLESIVNLVKKHNKGVKIFPENIDVITGGFPCQDFSVAGKREGFNSKRSHNNTKDFDQKTENRGQLYLWMKEVVGIVKPLVFIAENVKGLVNLKDAKKIIEKDFSNSANEEYIVIPAKVLQAANYGVPQSRERVFFYGFKKSALNYKTIEALNNLENNDDYNPYPKPTHNFDIRNIELSPFVTTDDAFIELLEPDKTKDLSQQMYSKAKISKGQGNKEVKSKFVSPTIRSEHHGNIEFRRLKIENGGEKIEEIKKGMKERRLTVRECARLQTFPDDFQFILAKSGEYVPVSASSAYKIIGNAVPCLLAYNIAKTLEEKWDLYFKKDDFKDKN